AACCTTATTCAATCACCACCATTCTTACCACTTTTTGATCTTTCACTTTAAGGGAACAATAATAAATTCCTGAAGCAAGCCCGCTTCTATCAAGCGTTTCGGTATAGTTACCCGGATTGAGGGGCCCATTTTTTATGGTCTTCACTACCTTACCTAATTCGTCCAAAAGCAATAATTCCACGGTGCTTTTTTCCTTTATGGAATAAGCAATGGTGGATTGTTGGCTGAATGGATTTGGATAATTTTTTAACTCCAAGCTCGAAGTTGATGCTTCAAATTCAACTCCGGTAATGAGCTGATGAATGTCTGTGATATTTGCTGTGTAAATACCATTTCCATGTGTACCTATTACAACTAAACCATCAGATGATCGACTTACAATTACATCGCTTACCACACTTCCAATTGAATTTGCACCTTGCTGCGCCCACACGGTAGTAAGCCCTTTTAGCGTATCGGTGGCATATACACCTGTGCTACTTGCAACAAAATAAGCAGTACCGTTGCTCAAAGGCAATATTGACGCCCATCGTAAAGATGGCCCAGCACCGGTTCCATTTGCATTTACCTCCAGATTCCCGCCAACTTTAGTCCAAGTTGTGCCTCCATTTGTAGTAGCATACAGACTATAAATACTATAGTTTGAAAAAACCAAAAGTACATGATCCGCATTATTGGGATTAACTGCAATGCAGCTTACATAAGCAGTTGCCGGAAAGGCCGCTGATGAAATGTTTATTGGTACCGGATTGCCGCTATTTGCATTGTCGACACGGTATATTTTTCCCTTACGGTTTCCATAATACAGGCGGTTGGCAGGCAATTTTGAGATGGCTATTGCGGTTATAGAAGTTGTTGAATCGCGCGTAAATGAGAGAGAATCCCAATTTTGATTGCTGCGCAAATAGGTATTCGAAACAGCGATTTGAGAAAGGTCGTGGTTGCGGTAAATCATATCTCCACAGGTAAGATACAACACCGCATTGTTATTGGGATCCAATACAAAAGGTGCAATAAAATCATATTTTGTGGTATCTGCCATCAACGGATCAATACGTACATATCCATTAGTAAATCCATTTGTGCCCATAGTAGTTTTAATTAATTTGCCTTCTTGTCGAGAGTAATAATAATTTGTTCCACCATCCGCAATAGCGCAATAGGAACCATCG
The sequence above is a segment of the Bacteroidota bacterium genome. Coding sequences within it:
- a CDS encoding T9SS type A sorting domain-containing protein, which gives rise to MGEYLKQAILLAPSVTWNSLNQGYLSTQFYTLAIDPASPGDSVIIGGAQDNGTLYTNSLSPSFNWTQPSLGDGSYCAIADGGTNYYYSRQEGKLIKTTMGTNGFTNGYVRIDPLMADTTKYDFIAPFVLDPNNNAVLYLTCGDMIYRNHDLSQIAVSNTYLRSNQNWDSLSFTRDSTTSITAIAISKLPANRLYYGNRKGKIYRVDNANSGNPVPINISSAAFPATAYVSCIAVNPNNADHVLLVFSNYSIYSLYATTNGGTTWTKVGGNLEVNANGTGAGPSLRWASILPLSNGTAYFVASSTGVYATDTLKGLTTVWAQQGANSIGSVVSDVIVSRSSDGLVVIGTHGNGIYTANITDIHQLITGVEFEASTSSLELKNYPNPFSQQSTIAYSIKEKSTVELLLLDELGKVVKTIKNGPLNPGNYTETLDRSGLASGIYYCSLKVKDQKVVRMVVIE